The Epinephelus lanceolatus isolate andai-2023 chromosome 14, ASM4190304v1, whole genome shotgun sequence region TACAAGACATCAGAGTTTTTTTATCATGTAAAACatttaggaaaataaaaaacatgaaaggGATGCTGAGCAAATTTCCTAAACCATGCTGCGTGGCAATTCTACCAACAAAATCCACCAAATAGCTCAGATTTGTGTCGTCTGTTTGACCACCTGAAGTGACGTCTGAGAAAGGATTATTGATATATTACAAGTGAGTATTTATCTTAAGACCTCAGTGgataaaaaacacccacataagcaacacaaacaaaaatatttacagaagaaaataaatgaataaataaaattatctgCTCTGATTAGTTTTAAATGTGGCTTTCCCATGCATGCTGgaataacaaaaacattaatatgaaaGTTTCACCTGTGTTCTCTATTGATAATGAGACAGTGTAtttaaaagaataataataatgaaggGACCTACCAACGCTGTTAGCAGGGGTCATGCAGAAGACAGAACCTGTGGGAAaatcaaacagagagagactaTTTTAATGTGACTGACACATATTTATATGGTAAACACTGACCTGAGATGAATATGTCTTTAGTGTATTAAGAATACACAAATATGACCTAAGAGTTTGGACAGTAAAGAATTAACAGATGtgcaaattaaataaagtaaattctACTGTACATCATAGTTCATAGTGTGTATAATATTTGTCAGCAGTATTTACCCccagaaaaaaagaattaagacacatatgaaatttaaaaactgtATAAAATGTATGTTTAGCTTTGAGttcacattaaagggacagttcaaagtcaaaaatacgtatttttcctcttacctgtgctgctatttatcagtctagattgttttagtgtgagctgctgagtgctggagatatcagccatagagatgtcggCCCTCTCTCaactataatggaactagatgatactcagcttgtggtgctcaatgAGCCaagaaaattgattttaaaaaactaaacatcaatgtctctttacagaaatcatggcCTGGTTAgggaagataatccacagaccttgttgtgaacagtttcgtgaaggaactattttttttctactgaacTATACACACCAACtgcatcaccacacagaaggaagctagctcacttagcacactgagctagctaacattacagctcaggcAAGGAGGATGCCATGTGCTGTCTCATACAGGAGCCTCtcctccatgagtagatgcacgcttccttctgtgtggtgatatggttggcaggtatagtttggtagagagaaacTAGTTCCTacaactgctcacaacaaggtctgtggattatcttaaataAGCGGGTCATGATTTTGgggaaaaagacattgctgtcaAGTTTTTGGTGCAAGCCgagtaccatctagttccattatattcgaggcagacatctctatggctgatatctccaacactctacaGCTCACACCacacaatctagactgataaacagcactacaggtaagagaaaaaatatgtatttttgattttggggtgaactctTCCTTTAAGTTTAGAAGCTCACCTGTCGGATAAAATGCAGCGGTgggctgctgcagctgtgtgttggCCAGAGCCTGTTGGTAGTGCAAAAAACTGGGGCTGAGGAGAGAGCTGGCCAAGCTGCTCTTCTCAAAAGCTGGTCTCTTTGGTAGGGGTACACTGTAGGGAAAGGCCTGGAAGGAAACAAGGAGACAtgacacaccaaaactatctgttCTTTCAATTCAGACACAATTTGAACACTTAATATTTAGTattcatttacaaaaatatgGGAAAACGGCAAACATGGCTACACATTAAGGAGACTATTATCACATAAATCAAGCATGTTTTAGGATACAAGTATGAATGAAACAaccaaattttttttaaaacatctaTCAAATTATGCACTTAAAGCTACTGATGATGATTGTGTACACAAAGACTATATGAGACTTGAAGAAGCTTTAAACCATAATGACACAAATGAAAAGTTATTACAGTACAATTAATAGCTACAACCAAAGCAAAAGGTGAAAATACCAGGTCTACAGTTGCCTCGAGGGATCGCTTCATTGCTTTGGCAGTCGACTGAGTCTTTTAATAGCAGGCAGAGAGCACATGATGGCAGTGGGCCAATGGGATTCAAGCGTTTAACATACAGGTAACAGCAAGCAGAGGTGCGTCATGGGGGACAGCATTGTGGATAGGTGAGAaggggaaaacaaaaacaaaataatctgaATGTAGTatacgacataaaacacaatATGCATGCACAGTGACCAAAATAACTGATTAAAGGACACGCTAACTAAAGCCTCCTTCATTAGTAGGTCAACATGTGCAGGTAATCAGTAGCTTTGGTAACACAGATTTACCACAGTAGGGCACAAGCTTGTATACTTTTTCACATTGTATATTGACCACTAACATTTCTTGATCAGGGTTTGTTAATTGTAATCAAGACACTACCATGATGCAACAGTGCAACTACAGTATGCACCCTATGTATTTTTCTAATACAGACATTGATTTTTACAGGTTTCAGGAATGGATGACAATGTAATGCACATCAAGTActgaacatttttattgttaaaacTGGGATAGACAGTTTCATTTAGGCCTTGTTGGGCTGAAATCCCATAATACATTTTGTGTATATTGTGATTCAAGTGGACTAAGCGAAAACTACACTTTTGCACCTCcacttggctctgttttcaggctttagaaaatctaggccATGTTGGAgactttagccaatcacaggtcatttcaaaCAGAGGGCATTCCCATTGGCTGTTCAACAAATGCAGAAGCAGGTGCACATCCCTTCagtgtcatgatcctgggttttcTGTATGTAGCCTGTTATCTTGTTTCATGTATTCCTTCATGTTTAGTCCGTTTCCTGTTGTTGTAGGTTcactcctcatgtgtcatgtctggttttactttctgtctttgtgtgttttatgttgatGTTCATGTACCTAATGTtagagcctcaaatcacagCGTGTCCACCGCCTCACCCTTgccactacagaccacctcaccgAGAAGAGaccaggcagcagctctggagactgACATCCAGTCAGTGGCTACAGCAACCTGAATCCAGCCAGCTTGCTGTTACAGCCCTGACCGAATCAGCAAATTTTATGTGGGTGCCGTTACACAGGTTGGACCTGGCGCAGCTGCTGGCCATCAGCCTGCAACACCCAACACTGGGGGTTTGCACTAGCTCAATCTGAGCTGCTACAGCCACCAACTGAAGGTCTGTCTCccgagctgctgcctgctctcctgcTCACAGCcgcggggagtgaggcggagggacCGTGGAGTGGCCAGCTAGCTAATTGTTGCATCATTCGTGgtttgataaacagagagagagagagtggggcaGGAAGGCTGAAGTGAATGAGCTGCCTGCAACTTCACAATAAATCAATGTacaggaaacactgggttactgtatgaagggTGTGCGTATGCCCATggttgtctggtgggaggggcttaaaagagagaaagaaaggctgcaggaggagggtgccTTTTCAAGATTTCTGCCTCCCCCagctttaaatgaaaaatgacttttatGAAAGATAGCCAAAGGCAACATCACAAATCAACAGCTGAAACAACCATGTATGCAATGTCATGAAACACAGAATGTGGAGCTCCATTTACTACATTCACGCCAAGGCTGTTAGTGAAATGGCAGATGCCCCCTCTACTGTGTGTACTATACTGTGCACAACAAAACATACTGCCTCTGTGAgcctaaaatacaacaaaaataatatgcAGCCTAAAGATAAGAAACTATAAAATACGATGCACATAAAAAGTGACGTAGATGGTCTAAGGAGTGCAGCGAGGACAAAGAAGCTCATTTTACTGAAGCAAAATGGCACACAGTAAGTGAGAAACCTGAACATGCATTACATTTAAAGCAACTTAGGTAAAGTTAAGTTAATGTTAAAGCCAACAAATGTTTAAGATGCAAACAACGCAAAAAGAAATGGCAGAAATTATGAAGTAAAAAATGTCAGTGCGGTCCAGAATATATAATGACTATGCTCTTTTGTGCAGTTTTCCGTGCAGGCAGTTATCCTAAAGCTGAGCCATTACAATGATTCATACTGTATAGCACATAATAAAACTATTCAACAAGCCTTTTCTCAGTGAACTGCAATATAGTGCTGGTTCTGTCTATGGAGCATCTGGCGCATGTGCCCACATAGAAAATGTACATCTTTTTATTGGGCCTGTTTGAAAGCACAAGCCTTGAAATGTCAGCTCCATTATAAAAACTAATTTATCGCTCTTAATATGATTGACAGGCCTTTTAATGCACGGACTAATCCTTGATAAATCTAATCTCATCGCATCCTTCTTTGTAATGCTTTCTGATGTTATTAAAGGTCTGTTTACATCTGTAGTGTTTGTAAACAGGATTAAAAACAGGCATATGTTCTTAATTATCAATAAAGACAAGGTGCAGATTTTCCTTTTATGACTAAAACTCCTTTTAACTTAATTTAGAAGTTTTCAAACTCTGAGGTGTGTGGCTCCCCAGAAGTGCATGGGATAGTTAAGTGGTTATGAAGTGTGAGATGTTTAGGCAAAGATACTGGGTTCTAAAAACAACAGGAAGTTAGTTATTATGGTCTGGCCTGCTGATTTGCTTACAATTTGAGTCAAAACCGACACTCCTCTAAGTCACAACTTGGCAAAATTCCAAGGACATCATTATCTTTGATGTCCATCATGACTTAGTGTCCATAAATTCcctaagaaaacagaaaaaaggcgACCAGATAGCTAAGTGGTTAGGGTACATACCACAATGGTGCCAATGCCCTGAGCTGTAAGCCCCTGGTTTGAATCCTGGCTGGCTGGACTGTTTGCTGCAGGCCATTTCCCTACTGTCTTAACCCTCAATTGCTTTACTTTCTCCACTACTACTTCAGgcataaaatgtccaaaaactaCTCTAATAAAAGGGGgaaatcagagaaaaaagatacTCACTACAACTCCAGAACCTGCCTGAATATCATCACGTTTTTAAGCTTTCTTTAGTATCAAAGTAATCCACTGATTGCTGTCTGTACATCAGTGGGTGCACAGTAAGCACGTGAAATAGCAGCTTCTTCATCATACTTTTACTGGTGCCAAATTAccaaactgtaaacaaacataGGCTAAAAGCACAGGGCTTGAGCTGTAGACCAAAGTGTAACTAAttatacttcctgtttacaagcAGGGGGGTTGGGAGTGGTGGGTGGTGCGCAGTTGTCTCGTTATTGTCTGAGGGGTGTGACAGTGTCAAACTTTGAAAAGCCTTGGTCTTGGAAATACTAATTTGACCTTAAAGTAGCAGTTTTAACCGAAGATGGAAAACAGGTTCAACAATGAATCCAATCACTGACTTCCTGCTTTGTTGCAGTTTCAAATTATATATCATACAAATATATAGGGCTCCACATTCAGTGATGTCATGGCAAACACAGTTACACCTAAAACCACCGCATTATTGGCAGCATAATGTTTTCTGTGCAAACTAGAAGACTTTTCAGTGGTCAGAAGGATAAAGCTCAGTCTTACCATGGCTGCAGCTGCGGCCTGGGCTGCCACAGCTGTGTGATTGACTTGCTGCTGACTGGATTTGATTTTGGCCTGCAAGTGTGCAGGCGGGTGAAAATACTTGCACTTCTCTCGGGAGCAGCGGCTCTTGATGTAGTCCATGCAAACAGTGACAGTGTTATCTGTGGTGTCAATCATTGGACTGTCACTGGGGTGAGCGAAGCGGCAATCTGTCTCCCCTCTTGCACAGTTTCCCCGCTGAAACTCGCGGCACACCTGAGAGGAGCAAATTAGAGAGAGTGACAGGAATTCAGCTTTTCAGCACGTAGCCAGAATATGTTAACCCACAGAAGTACTGATGTATTTTGTCATGTTAAATCACTCCTTGTGGTGCATGAATACCTCTAGTTTGTCTGTACGCTGCAGCTTCTGtgagggagaagaagaagaagaagaggaggaagaggaggaggagctctgGACTGTGACAGGTGGGCTCCCAGTCACAAGAACCTGGGTGCTGGAGAGGTTGTCTGTTGGGATGAGGCTCATTCCATGGCTCAAGGGCGTCATGTATGAACCATAACCAAGACCAGTATTTGTGCTCAGTCCCTGCGTAACAGGAAATGTTGTCTATGAgggaaaatgttaaatattataAGCGAGACAAGCACCACAACACAATTTGAAGTTTTTCCCTAAAAACTCTGAGGAGCTTACCACAGACTGCAGGCTGGGTGCTGGGATCATGAGCTGCATCTGTTGGGCAAGCACGGCTGCGGCTGTCTTCTGCTGGATGAGGTTGTTGCGCCCGTTTATCTCTAACTGGGTTTTTAAGTGTGAAGGTGGATGAAGGTACTTGCAGTTTTCTCTTGAGCATCGGCcctgtaataaaaataaataaaaagtcatGAAGAACGCTCAAGatttcaatactcatttttactgaatagagcttgaacatATCATAgtgtaactcaatgcaacctccgTCAGCTGGCAGTTCTGGCTACCAACTCCTgacggctaacgttagctagctctcctcctgctgatttcaaTATGTCTGTTGTCCACAGCGTAGCATTATCAGGAAAACAACAGAGTGCGTCTAAGCGGCAACCTTcggagctgaaaaatgaagccaacagagaagtgcaaaaaatgcagttccttaaatggccacttgaggctggctccagaggcgccactcatgttaaaatgcccaacattacagcagaaatgtttATTGCTTGGTACAAAacacggttttggtctctatagctaatttcaacagtAATGACAACTGTACTAGGGGGAAATTTTTAGATAACTCActcatttacatttcaaatcagcagtccacaaactaatgggtgacGTTCCGGTGGCTTTGTCCATTTATTTAAACAGTCTATGGGTGCATCCCCTTTGTCCTTTCATCTCTAAGGCACCATGGGTGAAGATCTCCAAAAATGTTTCTATTGTCCCCGTGATGATGGGACTCGAGCTCAGCTTTTTAGCCTGTGCATAATCAATGTgagacaacagaaaaacatcggccactgccatctCTAAATGTCATGCCGATAGACTGATGACAATCAATAAGTCGAATAATGGCTGAAACTGATGTTTGGTTGATAAATTATGCACCCCTAATTGTTAGTTATACAGTTATCACAATATTCAATGTTACTGcatatttttctcatactgtgCAGCCCTATTCCctatcatttcattttatggtTGTTCTATATGAATCACCTTTCTACATAAAGAAAAGACCATTTCCCACACTGGCACTGAATGTTAGCTGTGGATGTAGATGATGTGCTATGGAATCACACAATATAAATGTAATAGACAGTTACATAAGGAGAATAAAttacatgaacacacaatgcTTCCTTTAGAACTGTGCTGTAGCTTTTATAAGAGAGACTTTTAGAAAAAGCTGACTGGCTACAAAAGATGTCCCTGAGCTTGCCAGCTGCGGGAATCCAGTATCTCCTTTTAGACTTTAAAATGAGCCTACCAACACAATTTCTGTTAATCAAGCATCTTTATTAGCCTAATGAGAGGTTACCTTCCTCTGCCCTTCGTATTCAAATCCTTCAATTAAGTTCACTAATTTTACCTCATTTGCATCTCTCCCAAGAGATTCatattaattattttcagagAGGGTTTTACTGTCATCAGTGTTTCATTAGTCAGTATAAAGCTTGGAGAAAATGCAGTGCCAATAAAAAGTATTCACCCCCTTTGAAATTTGTAGTGTGTTAACTTTCTAGTTTACAGCTGCTTGAGAGTATGAAATGAAACTATTACACTGACATAAAGGTTTATGCACCACAGCAATGGAGGGCTTAGTCATACCCAAATACGAGGAAACGTATTCACAACTCTTTTGCAGCTTTTCACTTTTTTATAGTTTAGAGGCATTGTTGCCGATCTGTATAAAACAGAGTTGAAATACAATGAGAGCTGGTCACAGGAAGCAACTCGAGTCAGATGTGTGTATCAACAAGACTCTTATCTGCTTTTAATAGAAGTCATGAGATACTAGTTGCAATGGCAAAGCATGTGCACATTCCTCTGCATATTCAAGTTAACTCTGTTTGGAGTAATTGTTGACCGGGTAGAGAACTTTGACAGCAATTGTTTGTCAATAAAATGCCAACAGTGTCAAGCCAAGTAAGTATTTGTCTGAGTGTGAAGCTAATAAGTTAGTACCAGCTGACATTACACCAGCAGCCATATTGGTAACAGACATCTGATGACTCCTCAGACAAAAGCCTATTCACAAAGATGAGCCGTGACATCATCACATGACTGCAACAACTGCTAGCTGACCTCTTAGCTAACATTTTTCTTACAGGAAAGTGTTTATGAATATTTAATATGTTGCTGGGTTTTATCCTCTCTGCTtggccattttatttttctaaactttattttatccCCTGCTGATTTTATGATCCCTCTAttgtttgaattttattttattgttgttttattgttctttgggtttttatctgctgtgttttattaCTGAAAAGCACTTGGTAACTTTGTATTAGTATTTTATTTCCATCCTCACTACAGGCTGTAATTCTAGGTTAAAATACAATGAAACTAGGCTTGATGTTAACTTTATTCAGTCACTTAGTGCCAACATGGATTCAGCATCTTCTGTGTGTAACTGTTGTATTCTTATTCTTCTACTGTTCATTTACAAACATACGCCACATTTTAGTCTGTAGAAATATCTCTCATTACATACTTCTAAGTACAGTATGAGGCATGTTTAGGCATGTTATCAAAGCAGCACATGGTCCAACTAAGCAGTAACATATTGCTGATAAACAAACTTCCATTTTTTAACAACCATTTCTTGTCATTTATCAGGTGACATATACACTGATAACGACATATCTGCAATAAGCTTTTAATGctttaaaagtattttgagagcctTAAATTATGGCTAAACTTATTTCTAAGATCCCATTACTGCTTTTTAATCTGTTGTCTACTTCATTCAATTTCTCTTAACTTCCCATTTATTACTTTGACTTTGATTTTTATCATGCTAGTTGTTGGTTTTATACTATTTCTAGTCTCTCTAATtataattttactgttttacatTATGAATTTATGCCTTTTATGCACCTTTATTGCTTTAATCATGTGTACCTTGAGGCAGATCCTAACGTATCTGCCTCTCCTGGAAAACACTTTGGGTCACACCCATTGTTTTtgaatgtgctatataaataaactgacTTGATTTATATCAAACTTAATCAAAACGGTAAAAGCAACTTACTTATTCAAAATAACTTGTAGCCAACTGTATTTACTCCTCCTTGACAATCTGTTTAACAAGATGAATCAACTCATGTTGTTTTTAGATAAAGGAATATGGTAACTACTTTGCGTTGAAGCCTTTAGTCCAGGCCCCTGTCCGCAGGGGCACAGACCAGGCCCTCTGTCTGGACAAGCTGTGTATAAACTGCCTACAGTAAGGAGATAAGACGATGACTCAACATGAGAATAATCCTGGGGGCAAAGCTGCATTGTGTGGCGATAGTGACTGTGAGAGTGGATTAAGACAGCCTTGGTCTCATTCAGGGCAACTGAGCAAACGGGAGAATAAACTGGCTGTAATCCAAATGGCTGACAGAGTTTTTTATAATCTACATTAGATAAGTGATGAGAGTAACATCTGACAGGTGTTTACTGTATTTTTGGAAATGTGTGGTATGGTGTCACAAACACTGCAGCAACACACGATGCAAGATAAAGGTCTGAGACTGCTGTTTTGCTCTGGGGTTTGATATATTTCTGCAAAAAGCTAGATGTGAGAGCATTTTAATTTAGGAGAGGGGTTAACTTGAGATTTAACCATTAGGTGGGGTTTAAACTGACAGTAGTTGTTCCCTCCTCTATTAtcaacactcagaaaagaggaagggaaggaagaaaaaaagagtcTTGTTTGTATCCTGTTTTTTGAATACTCTACAGTATGTTTGAATCTTAAAAACTATGAATTAGGGTGGGTGGTAGCAAGATATCACAGCATACTGGGGTATTTATAAATGCAGAAGGTATGATTTGcaatactgtcaaaaatacagatgctcctctttctattagactgatacagagatgctgtattgaggcaATGTATTGTAATGCACAACACACATCagcagaggtcagtctctaccggtggaacaggcagctgagtggAGAAAGATGGCCACTgcaagtggtggggataacgttacaggactagtgaaaaagaaaaatgcctcTGCAATTGTTCGCAAGTATTGCCAATTATAACTTTATCTTGAGATGGCACCTTCCAACATTAAGCAGTTTATTAGCCACGTGATTTAATTCTACACATCACCTCTGTTTAGCCCACTGATGTCTTGGTATCCGCCACGTCAGCAAGTGTCATTGGCTCCTCCAACAAGAAGGGTGCTTTTTTCCTATCTATTCTTTATTCTAAAGCCTAAAGTATTCAAACCCAGCAAGGCTTGTCAAGGTAGGCTAATTGCATATTAGGCTAAACAATGACATATGCTACATGACTTCTAATAACAGTAGCTCACgagtacttttttttaaaatccataAATAACATCATATAAGGCATTCCCCATATTTTAACATAATACCTTGACACGTgatgccaagatggcgcctagtcattccaatggagttgctcaCCTGGTGCATACACCATAAAGTTTTTAGCTCCTGGGTTTATTGCCGTGGtatgtggcccactgaatatgtgcagtagtgtttctcctgctggccccgCCTGCGAGTTCCTACTTGGCCCATAACcattacattgtgatgatgtcatagatttttaaaacacttttctcaGCTCCAGAAGAGGtttgcaaatataaaacctccatggatcttAAGTTCATAgcagaaagagtcataattgacctcctttgcagtttgaggtgtcctgtcaacagttttattgAGGTCACTTTAATAATGGAGGCCTATGGTTGCAAAGCTGAGCAGCGTTTCTGGGGGCCTGGTATACCCCAATTAAATGTGTGCAAGGTGCAAAGGTATGAAAAATCGATAGCGCCCAAGAATAATATCAAGACATGATTTTCCAAACTCACACCCCAACCCATGTCCTGATTTTTTCACTGGTTAGCTCAGCAGACCTGCAGGTTTAACTGTATTTAATGGGACACTAGCTTGCGTCcccaaaagcactttgagtaatcccaaaaaatttaaaacttatcaagacaaacaaaaaggTTGTATACTTACTAAATTACTACAACTAAAAATGTTTTAGTTGTCCATAAATGCATATAAGAGGTTAAGGTgtcacacatataccacatggGCAGTATTTCTTACCTTCAGTGAGTCAAAGCAGGCAACAACTCTCCCATTGTCAACCTGGCAGCTCTTGGGTGGATGCGCAAATTTGCATTCCTCATCACTACGAGAACAGTTTCCTCTCTGAAACTGTCGACACACTTCCAgagtcagccattttgtgtctcttactGAAGAAATGTTCAACGCCATGTCCAAAGGTTATAATCATAAACTTAATTTTTCAATCAATCTCAGTGTGCTTCATAGACCAAAAGCTGTGGGTTGGCTCTATGTGCAAAGTCCGCTTTCACAACAACCTAGTGAGTGCGCCATCAGCTGGAGCAGACAGATCAGATGGCTGGTCAATCACTGAGAAATCACCCATCAAAAGGAAGTGTATTATCCACAAATGAGGGTGCCTATAAATATCAGACTTTAGTCATAAATTCTCAGGTCATTATTCTCTGTCCTCTTATATTATGGCtctattttggcattttttagGTGCTGACTTTGTGCAGAGAGGTGGCAAAGGGCTTGCAGCTGAGGTATCCTGTGTTGGTGCTTGAGTCTGGCCTTAAAGAAAGCATAGGCTGGAAATGTAGACAGACCAAGACGGGGATATCTTCTCAAAGGCACTTTTTGATGGTGatctgaaagaca contains the following coding sequences:
- the LOC117251178 gene encoding muscleblind-like protein 2a isoform X8 is translated as MALNISSVRDTKWLTLEVCRQFQRGNCSRSDEECKFAHPPKSCQVDNGRVVACFDSLKGRCSRENCKYLHPPSHLKTQLEINGRNNLIQQKTAAAVLAQQMQLMIPAPSLQSVTTFPVTQGLSTNTGLGYGSYMTPLSHGMSLIPTDNLSSTQVLVTGSPPVTVQSSSSSSSSSSSSSPSQKLQRTDKLEVCREFQRGNCARGETDCRFAHPSDSPMIDTTDNTVTVCMDYIKSRCSREKCKYFHPPAHLQAKIKSSQQQVNHTAVAAQAAAAAMTQSTAKAMKRSLEATVDLAFPYSVPLPKRPAFEKSSLASSLLSPSFLHYQQALANTQLQQPTAAFYPTGSVFCMTPANSVATTPATSVPYAATAPANQIILK
- the LOC117251178 gene encoding muscleblind-like protein 2a isoform X5 gives rise to the protein MALNISSVRDTKWLTLEVCRQFQRGNCSRSDEECKFAHPPKSCQVDNGRVVACFDSLKGRCSRENCKYLHPPSHLKTQLEINGRNNLIQQKTAAAVLAQQMQLMIPAPSLQSVTTFPVTQGLSTNTGLGYGSYMTPLSHGMSLIPTDNLSSTQVLVTGSPPVTVQSSSSSSSSSSSSSPSQKLQRTDKLEVCREFQRGNCARGETDCRFAHPSDSPMIDTTDNTVTVCMDYIKSRCSREKCKYFHPPAHLQAKIKSSQQQVNHTAVAAQAAAAAMTQSTAKAMKRSLEATVDLAFPYSVPLPKRPAFEKSSLASSLLSPSFLHYQQALANTQLQQPTAAFYPTGSVFCMTPANSVVPMMYSATPATVSAATTPATSVPYAATAPANQIILK